Part of the Desulfobacterales bacterium genome is shown below.
CAAACATCTGGATACCCATCTTCTGAATTCGACGTTCGGATATTCACTGGATGCGGCTGACACTGAGGCGGTTGTGACCCGAGCGCCGGCCGCAAATCGAATTGATTTTAAAATCCATGGCAAGGATGCCCATGCAGGCTCATCACCGGAGAACGGAATCAACGCCATTGTCGTCGCCAGTCGGGCCATAGCGGCCATACCCAGGCTGGGTCGGATTGATAGCGAGACGACCTGCAATATCGGCGTGGTTCATGGTGGCATCGCTTCTAATATCGTCCCGAATCTGGTGACTGTTGAGGGTGAGGCTCGAAGCCACAATCAGGAAAAATTGGATGCCATTACTCAAGAGATCGTTTCAACGGTGACAAAAGTGGTTGAAGAGGAAAAAAAACGATTTCCGGGCATGGCGCTGCCTGCGGTTGAGTTTGAAATTGAATCGGAGTTTCCTGTACAACATATTCCCGATGATCATCCGGTGGTTGAACTGGCCCGTAAAGCAGGTCAAAATCTGCAAAGATCAATCCGGACAAAAACCACCGGCGGAGGCACCGATGCCAATATTTTTACACAAAAGGGCATTGTAATGGGTGTGCTGGGAACCGGCATGACTGATGTCCATACCGTTCGTGAATCTGTTAAACTCGATGATATGGTCCGGTCAGCGGAACTTGTGATGGAAATTATCAGAATTCACAGTGGAAAAGAAGCATAAAGCTCAAAGGCTTGATTGCCATAGTTCGGAGCAAAAGATAGAAAAATCGGCACCCTGCCTCATAAAAAAGAGTCAGGATGGCTTTTCTACTCCTTGACAAAGATATATGACACATTATAGAAAATTAAGATGAATTATAAAGATAAATGGGTAGTTTTTTTTGCTACCGGAGGTTATATCGGCAAAATCCCTTTTGCGCCGGGAACCTTTGGAACCCTTCCGGGAGTGCTGATTTGTTATGTTATGTCGTGTATGGGCATCCCTGCTGCAGTGGGTATAGCTGTCCTTCTTACCATCGTTTCCATATGGATCTCTGAACGCGCTGAATTTTTAC
Proteins encoded:
- a CDS encoding M20/M25/M40 family metallo-hydrolase — protein: MINSDRLADTFKSLAEIDSVSTQEKDIRIKIQNLFDAMGAETLVDDSMAETGSNTGNLIVKFKGNRPVPAMMFNAHMDTVDPGRGVKVLFNDGVFTSDGTTILGGDDKSAIAILIEVMRTIRERDLPHGPIELVFTVCEEIGLSGAKHLDTHLLNSTFGYSLDAADTEAVVTRAPAANRIDFKIHGKDAHAGSSPENGINAIVVASRAIAAIPRLGRIDSETTCNIGVVHGGIASNIVPNLVTVEGEARSHNQEKLDAITQEIVSTVTKVVEEEKKRFPGMALPAVEFEIESEFPVQHIPDDHPVVELARKAGQNLQRSIRTKTTGGGTDANIFTQKGIVMGVLGTGMTDVHTVRESVKLDDMVRSAELVMEIIRIHSGKEA